The following are encoded in a window of Brachyhypopomus gauderio isolate BG-103 chromosome 18, BGAUD_0.2, whole genome shotgun sequence genomic DNA:
- the LOC143482419 gene encoding E3 ubiquitin-protein ligase rififylin isoform X2, translating to MRLKVKELRDYLHLHEVPTQMCREKEELVELVLGQHAPTTSGGSTGGGGESVSQAAAAAPHPGLPTEETEPLTEEEEEEEEEEEEEDDDDEDEDDDESTDSDETLVHSRRASLSDLSSVEDVEGLSVRQLKEILARHFVNYKGCCEKWELMERVTRLFNDQKDLHNLVSNTKTEPSTEPSEPVGQEENLCKICMDSPIDCVLLECGHMVTCSKCGKRMSECPICRQYVVRAVHVFRA from the exons ATGCGGCTGAAGGTGAAGGAGCTGCGTGACTACCTCCACCTGCACGAGGTCCCCACGCAGATGTGCCGGGAGAAGGAGGAGCTGGTGGAGCTGGTTCTGGGCCAGCACGCCCCCACCACCAGCGGGGGCAGCACCGGCGGGGGCGGGGAGTCCGTCTCACAGGCAGCCGCCGCTGCCCCACACCCTGGCCTGCCGACCGAGGAGACAGAGCCTctcacggaggaggaggaggaagaggaagaggaggaggaagaagaagatgatgacGATGAAGACGAGGACGACGACGAG TCCACAGACAGTGACGAGACCCTGGTGCACAGCCGCCGGGCCTCCCTGTCCGATCTGAGCAGCGTGGAGGACGTGGAGGGCCTCAGTGTGCGGCAGCTGAAAGAAATCTTGGCACGCCATTTTGTCAACTACAAGGGCTGCTGTGAGAAGTGGGAGCTGATGGAGAGAGTGACGCGGCTCTTCAACGACCAGAAGGACCTCCACAACCTGG TTTCAAATACTAAGACGGAACCCAGCACAG AGCCGTCCGAGCCCGTGGGCCAGGAGGAGAACCTGTGTAAGATCTGCATGGACTCGCCCATCGACTGCGTGCTGCTGGAGTGTGGCCACATGGTCACCTGCAGCAAGTGCGGCAAGCGCATGAGCGAGTGCCCCATCTGCAGGCAGTACGTGGTCCGCGCCGTGCACGTCTTCAGGGCCTGA
- the LOC143482419 gene encoding E3 ubiquitin-protein ligase rififylin isoform X1, producing the protein MRLKVKELRDYLHLHEVPTQMCREKEELVELVLGQHAPTTSGGSTGGGGESVSQAAAAAPHPGLPTEETEPLTEEEEEEEEEEEEEDDDDEDEDDDESTDSDETLVHSRRASLSDLSSVEDVEGLSVRQLKEILARHFVNYKGCCEKWELMERVTRLFNDQKDLHNLVSNTKTEPSTAEPSEPVGQEENLCKICMDSPIDCVLLECGHMVTCSKCGKRMSECPICRQYVVRAVHVFRA; encoded by the exons ATGCGGCTGAAGGTGAAGGAGCTGCGTGACTACCTCCACCTGCACGAGGTCCCCACGCAGATGTGCCGGGAGAAGGAGGAGCTGGTGGAGCTGGTTCTGGGCCAGCACGCCCCCACCACCAGCGGGGGCAGCACCGGCGGGGGCGGGGAGTCCGTCTCACAGGCAGCCGCCGCTGCCCCACACCCTGGCCTGCCGACCGAGGAGACAGAGCCTctcacggaggaggaggaggaagaggaagaggaggaggaagaagaagatgatgacGATGAAGACGAGGACGACGACGAG TCCACAGACAGTGACGAGACCCTGGTGCACAGCCGCCGGGCCTCCCTGTCCGATCTGAGCAGCGTGGAGGACGTGGAGGGCCTCAGTGTGCGGCAGCTGAAAGAAATCTTGGCACGCCATTTTGTCAACTACAAGGGCTGCTGTGAGAAGTGGGAGCTGATGGAGAGAGTGACGCGGCTCTTCAACGACCAGAAGGACCTCCACAACCTGG TTTCAAATACTAAGACGGAACCCAGCACAG CAGAGCCGTCCGAGCCCGTGGGCCAGGAGGAGAACCTGTGTAAGATCTGCATGGACTCGCCCATCGACTGCGTGCTGCTGGAGTGTGGCCACATGGTCACCTGCAGCAAGTGCGGCAAGCGCATGAGCGAGTGCCCCATCTGCAGGCAGTACGTGGTCCGCGCCGTGCACGTCTTCAGGGCCTGA
- the jam3b gene encoding junctional adhesion molecule 3B, translated as MYGRTEHCIDSKMALTRLACVLALLTVHCYFSVLAVMLTTLNRAPSANEFEQIELSCLIESISTVKPRIEWKKIKDGKPSYVYFGGQIAGDLENRARIREPATLVILNATRSDTAHYRCEVTAPEDQKNFDEILIDLVIRVKPVVPTCFVPKSVPVGQSAELLCVEKEGFPKSQYQWFRNNEEIPEDPKSSPKFLNSSYMMNSATGILKFSDVKKEDDAQYHCRAKNEAGMAQCAPQRMEVYDINVASIVLGVLVVVLVLLCIAGGIYCAYRRGYLTSQNQTGNNYKAPGKNEGVDYVRTEDEGDFRHKSSFVI; from the exons GCTATTTCAGCGTCTTAGCAGTGATGCTGACCACTTTGAATCGAGCGCCTTCAGCCAATGAATTTGAAC AAATTGAACTGTCTTGCCTGATAGAATCGATCTCCACAGTCAAACCCAGGATAGAATGGAAGAAGATTAAGGATGGGAAACCAAGTTATGTCTATTTTGGGGGCCAAATAGCAG GTGACTTGGAGAACAGGGCAAGGATTCGAGAGCCTGCAACTTTAGTAATTCTCAACGCGACAAGATCAGACACTGCACACTACCGCTGTGAAGTCACTGCCCCTGAGGACCAGAAGAACTTTGATGAGATTCTCATAGACCTCGTCATCAGAG TGAAGCCGGTGGTGCCCACGTGCTTCGTGCCCAAGTCGGTGCCGGTGGGGCAGTCGGCCGAGCTGTTGTGCGTGGAGAAAGAAGGCTTCCCCAAGTCCCAGTATCAGTGGTTCCGCAACAATGAGGAGATCCCAGAAGACCCCAAGAGCAGCCCGAAGTTCCTCAACTCGTCCTACATGATGAACAGCGCGACGGGAATACTG AAATTCAGTGACGTGAAGAAGGAGGACGATGCCCAGTACCACTGCAGGGCTAAGAATGAGGCGGGCATGGCTCAGTGTGCCCCACAGAGGATGGAAGTGT ACGACATTAACGTTGCCAGCATTGTTCTGGGTGTGCTGGTGGTAGTGCTGGTCCTCTTGTGCATAGCTGGGGGCATCTACTGTGCATACAGAAGAGGTTACCTCACCTCCCAGAATCAGACAGGAAACAA TTATAAAGCTCCAGGAAAGAATGAAGGAGTGGATTATGTCAGAACGGAAGATGAG GGGGATTTCCGACACAAATCCTCATTTGTCATCTGA